In Scomber japonicus isolate fScoJap1 chromosome 7, fScoJap1.pri, whole genome shotgun sequence, one genomic interval encodes:
- the tbc1d7 gene encoding TBC1 domain family member 7, which produces MADDPQRNFRSAYYEKVGFRGVEEKKSLEILLKDNPLDLEKLSTFSQRFPLPSMYRIHVWKVLLGILPPHSDSHTLVGGYRKEQYQDILEALEVMRYINSSTPSIHVYLRMFQLESQVLPRCSETSPPDEENEDFLSISRAMEEIVDDPVDCYWLIKCFVNQFHTKFGDSIPHLPKSLEHYLSQEEPRLLNHLKNTGALVQLPYSLWFRRCFAGCLPESSLQRVWDKVISGSCKILVFVALEILLSYKIILMSNNRPEGVIKFLRNIPQENTDAIVTKAIDLWHKYCGTLVHAV; this is translated from the exons ATGGCAGACGACCCTCAGAGAAATTTCCGTTCTGCGTATTATGAAAAAGTGGGCTtcagaggagtggaggagaaaAAGTCACTAGAAATACTGCTCAAGGATAATCCTCTGG ATCTTGAAAAGCTGAGCACCTTCAGTCAGAGGTTCCCCCTTCCCTCCATGTACAGGATCCATGTGTGGAAGGTATTGTTAG gtATCCTGCCGCCACACAGTGACTCTCACACTCTGGTGGGAGGCTACAGGAAGGAGCAGTACCAAGATATCCTGGAAGCTCTGGAGGTGATGAGATACATCAACTCCTCCACACCTTCCATCCACGTCTACCTGCGCATGTTCCAGCTGGAGAGCCAGGTGCTCCCACGATGTTCCGAAACCTCGCCTCCG GATGAAGAGAATGAGGACTTCCTCTCCATCAGCCGAGCCATGGAGGAGATTGTAGACGATCCAGTCGACTGCTACTGGCTGATTAAATGTTTCGTCAATCAGTTTCACACAAAGTTCGGAGACTCGATACCTCATCTT CCGAAGAGCCTGGAGCACTATCTGAGTCAGGAGGAACCTCGGCTGCTGAACCATCTGAAGAACACAGGAGCTTTGGTGCAGCTGCCCTACAGCCTTTGGTTCAGACGCTGCTTCGCCGGCTGTCTGCCTGAATCCAGCCTGCAGAG agTGTGGGACAAAGTAATCAGCGGCTCCTGTAAGATCCTGGTGTTTGTTGCCTTGGAGATCCTTCTCAGCTATAAGATCATCTTAATGAGCAACAACCGGCCTGAAGGCGTCATCAAGTTTCTGCGTAAT ATACCGCAGGAGAACACGGACGCCATCGTGACTAAAGCCATCGACCTGTGGCACAAATACTGCGGCACCTTGGTTCACGCCGTGTag